The Carassius auratus strain Wakin unplaced genomic scaffold, ASM336829v1 scaf_tig00007704, whole genome shotgun sequence DNA window CCATGATCCTGGTACCCTTTTAGTAGAATTCTACCTACTGCCTCCCATTCTTCTTTTCCATACTCAGGCTGAAGTGCTGGGACACAGTCAGTTTCCCCATCTGCACAATTCAGGAAAAAAGCTTCCCAAAATCCTGAATATGCATCCCGGGCAACACCAGATGCATCAATGCCACATTCATCAACAAAGACAACCGACAGTCTGGTCTCCACAAAACTGGCATCTTTGAACTGTTCAATCATATCATGAATGATGTTGACACGATGCAGTCTCAGCACCTTCGGAGCAGAATCTTGATGTGTTACCACATGTGTTACGTCTCTTGACTGGGATGGTATCTCTTCTTGATGTGTTACCACATGTGTTACGTCTCTTGACTGGGATGGTATCTCTTCTTGATGTGTTACCACATGTGTTACGTCTCTTGACTGGGATGGTATCTCTTCTTGATGTGTTACCACATGTGTTACGTCTCTTGACTGGGATGGTATCTCTTCTTGATGTGCATCTATGTAAAGAGTATCGTCAGATGTGTAGTCAGGATCCTCCACTGGACCAAACTGTATTTCATCATCAGATGACAAATAGGTCTCGCCTGTTATGTAGCAGTCATCATGTTGTTGTTCTGATGGTGTGTCTGAAGTTTCAAGATCGTCCAAAGAAGCTTCAGATTCTTCAAGATCAAGTGATACCAAGTAGAATCTCAGTATTCCCAGTTTAACCGATTCATACAGCCCTCCTACAGTGATATCATGGGGCATTTCACACTCTTGAAAATCATATATTTTGAAAGAGAAACTGACTTGAGGACCTTTCTTTGACTGCCCCAGAGGAAAAAACAACTCCTTTCCCAGCTCGATGAGGTCATCATAACCAGCAGTTTTCGGAACAGACAGCTTTCTTGTCCCACCACCACATTTTGTTCGAACTTGTTTTCCATTGTGTATCCATCCAAGTTCAATCCGTCTTGTGTCTTTGTAAGCATTTTTGTTTCCAATCATTGACTTTCTTGTGCTCCCACATTCCTCCTTT harbors:
- the LOC113071618 gene encoding uncharacterized protein LOC113071618 isoform X2, with protein sequence MAEEDELYNFLRNRGVPEDTLNRMIEQKIDHSTVITMDDNTLERFLPALGDRVALRHYCDNGNHVKQSRKLSLLEKLRKKMKLGHASNFSEDAGEKEECGSTRKSMIGNKNAYKDTRRIELGWIHNGKQVRTKCGGGTRKLSVPKTAGYDDLIELGKELFFPLGQSKKGPQVSFSFKIYDFQECEMPHDITVGGLYESVKLGILRFYLVSLDLEESEASLDDLETSDTPSEQQHDDCYITGETYLSSDDEIQFGPVEDPDYTSDDTLYIDAHQEEIPSQSRDVTHVVTHQEEIPSQSRDVTHVVTHQEEIPSQSRDVTHVVTHQDSAPKVLRLHRVNIIHDMIEQFKDASFVETRLSVVFVDECGIDASGVARDAYSGFWEAFFLNCADGETDCVPALQPEYGKEEWEAVGRILLKGYQDHGFFPVKLSLAFAVCLLHGENKVTPDMLIESFLRFVTPFEKDIISSVLEGREYDMDDLLDILSRMGGHAVPDGDAIKDTIIQTAHKQLIQEPMYALKMMAASAQCTLKSLLPTVSAVLALYESKIPTAKGIIALLKPNEKQPSHSKTMQFLKLFIRSLDKDKLHKFLRFTTGADVICVSHIDVEFTDVRGLQRCPVAHTCGPLLQIPCTYSTYSEFRREFGSVLDANYLKMDLL
- the LOC113071618 gene encoding uncharacterized protein LOC113071618 isoform X1, producing MAEEDELYNFLRNRGVPEDTLNRMIEQKIDHSTVITMDDNTLERFLPALGDRVALRHYCDNGNHVKQSRKLSLLEKLRKKMKLGHASNFSEDAGEKEECGSTRKSMIGNKNAYKDTRRIELGWIHNGKQVRTKCGGGTRKLSVPKTAGYDDLIELGKELFFPLGQSKKGPQVSFSFKIYDFQECEMPHDITVGGLYESVKLGILRFYLVSLDLEESEASLDDLETSDTPSEQQHDDCYITGETYLSSDDEIQFGPVEDPDYTSDDTLYIDAHQEEIPSQSRDVTHVVTHQEEIPSQSRDVTHVVTHQEEIPSQSRDVTHVVTHQEEIPSQSRDVTHVVTHQDSAPKVLRLHRVNIIHDMIEQFKDASFVETRLSVVFVDECGIDASGVARDAYSGFWEAFFLNCADGETDCVPALQPEYGKEEWEAVGRILLKGYQDHGFFPVKLSLAFAVCLLHGENKVTPDMLIESFLRFVTPFEKDIISSVLEGREYDMDDLLDILSRMGGHAVPDGDAIKDTIIQTAHKQLIQEPMYALKMMAASAQCTLKSLLPTVSAVLALYESKIPTAKGIIALLKPNEKQPSHSKTMQFLKLFIRSLDKDKLHKFLRFTTGADVICVSHIDVEFTDVRGLQRCPVAHTCGPLLQIPCTYSTYSEFRREFGSVLDANYLKMDLL
- the LOC113071618 gene encoding uncharacterized protein LOC113071618 isoform X3, whose amino-acid sequence is MAEEDELYNFLRNRGVPEDTLNRMIEQKIDHSTVITMDDNTLERFLPALGDRVALRHYCDNGNHVKQSRKLSLLEKLRKKMKLGHASNFSEDAGEKEECGSTRKSMIGNKNAYKDTRRIELGWIHNGKQVRTKCGGGTRKLSVPKTAGYDDLIELGKELFFPLGQSKKGPQVSFSFKIYDFQECEMPHDITVGGLYESVKLGILRFYLVSLDLEESEASLDDLETSDTPSEQQHDDCYITGETYLSSDDEIQFGPVEDPDYTSDDTLYIDAHQEEIPSQSRDVTHVVTHQEEIPSQSRDVTHVVTHQEEIPSQSRDVTHVVTHQDSAPKVLRLHRVNIIHDMIEQFKDASFVETRLSVVFVDECGIDASGVARDAYSGFWEAFFLNCADGETDCVPALQPEYGKEEWEAVGRILLKGYQDHGFFPVKLSLAFAVCLLHGENKVTPDMLIESFLRFVTPFEKDIISSVLEGREYDMDDLLDILSRMGGHAVPDGDAIKDTIIQTAHKQLIQEPMYALKMMAASAQCTLKSLLPTVSAVLALYESKIPTAKGIIALLKPNEKQPSHSKTMQFLKLFIRSLDKDKLHKFLRFTTGADVICVSHIDVEFTDVRGLQRCPVAHTCGPLLQIPCTYSTYSEFRREFGSVLDANYLKMDLL